In Cervus elaphus chromosome 16, mCerEla1.1, whole genome shotgun sequence, a single window of DNA contains:
- the LOC122673006 gene encoding 60S ribosomal protein L5-like, giving the protein MANFKRYQVKFRRQQEGKTDYYAQKRFVIQDKNKYNTSKYRMIVHVTNRDIICQTAYAHTEGHITVCAVYAHELPKYGVKVGLTNYAVPHCTGLLLARRLLNRFGMDKIYNGQVKVTGDEYNVKSVDGQPGAFTCYFDAGLGRTTTENSFWGPEGSCQ; this is encoded by the coding sequence ATGGCCAACTTCAAGAGATACCAAGTAAAATTCAGAAGACAGCAGGAGGGCAAAACTGACTACTATGCTCAGAAACGATTCGTAATCCAAGACAAAAATAAGTACAACACATCCAAATACAGAATGATCGTTCATGTAACAAACAGAGATATCATTTGTCAGACTGCTTATGCCCATACAGAAGGACATATAACAGTTTGTGCAGTTTATGCTCATGAACTCCCAAAGTATGGTGTGAAGGTTGGCCTGACAAATTATGCTGTGCCACATTGTACTGGCCTGCTGCTGGCCCGCAGGCTTCTGAATAGGTTTGGTATGGACAAAATTTACAATGGCCAAGTCAAGGTGACTGGAGATGAATACAATGTGAAAAGTGTTGATGGTCAACCTGGTGCCTTCACCTGTTACTTTGATGCAGGACTTGGCAGGACTACTACTGAGAATAGTTTCTGGGGCCCTGAAGGGAGCTGTCAATGA